TCCGTAGCTCAAGCAACCCCTTTATAAATTGTGTAGTTTTAAATCAGCTCTCTTCGAGTTGATAGCCGGTCCTTCTGCCATAGTTTGGACCGGCTTTTTTATTGCAAAATTACTAAACAGATGTTAGTATGTAGATAAATCCAATGGCTAGGACATTTACAAGGTCAGAGTGTCAGCTGGATCTCTAGTTGGCCTCTGGCTGAGTAAATCAACCACAAAAATTAAGTTCGTTCATAGGAGGTTACCCTCCTCGCACCGGCCCTTCTGCCATAGTTTGGGCCGGTTTTTTATTGGAAAACTGATACTTTTGTGATATCTTTGGAATAAGTATTATTCAATTTGGTTGACGGGATACAGTGGCGCCTCAGGCACTTTGCAAAGGTTGGGGGACCTTTGTAGTATCCCGTCATTTTATGAAATTTGACCTTACGCAGTTCTGTGTAAGGAGTTGTGTAAGACTGTTGGTGTGTTGGAGCCCAACGGTCTTTTTTGTTGAATTTAACCCCATTTTATGGCATTATTGGCTTATGGAGAAATCTAAATTTGAGGATTTACTAGATAAACATTTGAAGCAAAATCCGGACTTTCTTTCGACTGAAGGAGAGGTTTTAAAAGATAGGGTTATTGATAGTGCTTATAAAGCAGATAGAAAATTGATTGAGCTTTTACTTGTAGATGCAGAACTCAAGAAAAAGTTTTTCTCTGAAATACAAGGTCACTGGGTTTTTAATATCAATGATTTTGTAATGTTTGTTCAAGACAAGCATTTTTTGAACGATTCATATACAAAGTACAAGAACAAAATTGGTCTTACTATTGAAGGTAAGTTTCTAAACGAACGAAAAGAGGTCGCTCTTGTGTGGCCTTTTAAAGATACTGTTCTTGAGGGTGGAATGACCAAAGAAGATCAAAAGAAAAAAGAAATTTTCTTTAATGAAATCCTTGCACAAGACGAGATAGACAAACTCCTTGCCCCAAAGGTGCTCACAAAATGGAAACGATACACTGTAAAAGGTGAAGAAGATGTAAAAGAATTAAAGCGAGATGAAAACGGAACAATTAAAGAAAATTTACTTATCAAGGGCAACAATCTACTTGCTTTACACACTTTGAAAGAGCAATTTAGAGGAAAAGTAAAATTAATTTATATCGATCCGCCGTATAATCCAGAAGGGAATAATAATACGTTTGGTTATAACAATAATTTCAATCATTCTACATGGCTTACATTCATGAAGAATAGAATCGATATTGCTAAACAACTACTTACAAAAGATGGAGCAATGATTATTGCAATAGATAAAAACGAACAAACTTATCTCGGAGTTTTGATTGATGAATGTTTTAAGGATTATGAAAATCACTGCATCACTATTGTTCACAATCCAAGAGGTGTTCAGGGGACAAATTTTTCATATACTCATGAATATGCTTATTTTATTTTTCCTGAAAATACTAAAACTATCAAAAATAGAAAAATTGCCGAAGAAGATATAAAAATCAGAGGTCTAAGAGATAATGGTGGAGAATCATTAAGAACTGATGCAAAAAATTGCTTCTTTTCTATTATTGTAGATAAATGCACAAAACAAGTTATCGATTTTGGAGAAGTTTGTGATGATAAAATTCATCCAAAAGTAAATATACACAATGGAGATTTTGTTGAAGTATATCCAATAGACAAAGAAGGTGTTGAAAGAAAATGGAGATATGCAAGACAGAGCATTGAAAAGGTAAAAGATCTGCTTGTTGTTTCAGAAAAAGAGGGTGTGTATGATATTCAAATCGGAAAAGACTTTGGGCAATATAGGACAGTTTGGGTTGATAAAAGATATGATGCAAATGAATATGGTACAAAACTTGTTAAAGATTTAGTACCGAATAGTAATTTTAGTTTCCCAAAATCACTTTGGAATGTCTATGATGCAATTTATGCAGTTGTTCAAGATGATATAGATGCAATTGTTTTGGATTATCACGCGGGATCCGGGACTACAGGTCATGCAGTTTTAGAATTGAATAAAGAAGATAAGGGAAATAGAAAATTTATCTTGATTGAGCAAATGGATTATATTGAAACAATTACAGCACCACGTGTTCAAGCCGTAATTAAAAAAGATAAAATAAATGATAATTTTGTTTATGCTGAATTATTACAGCACAACGAAAGTTTTGTCGAAGAAATTGAGAATGTAAAAGATACAAAAGCACTTTTCAAGATTTGGGAACAAATGAAAGAAAAAGCATTTTTCAAACACAATTTTGAAATGCAAGAATTTGAGAAAAATATTGAAGAATTTAAAAAACTTGATTTAGAAAAACAAAAACAAGTTTTGTTTAGTGTGCTTGATAAAAATCAGCTCTACGTAAACTATTCAGAAATTGAAGACAAAAAATTCAAGATTGAAAAGAAAGATAAAGAAATAAATAAAGAATTTTATGGAAGTAGATAAGCAAAAAATATTCTTTGATGAAGTTATTATTCAAGAGATAAAAAAGTTTGAGGTGGAGGGCAGGAGTCGGTCTGCTTCATTTTTGATGTGGTTTCTGGAGAACTTTTTTGAACTAGATACAGATAACGCCATAAGTGCAGTCTGTGATAATACTAATGACAAAGGCATAGATGGATTATGGGTAAATGATGATAGTGGTGAAATTTATATATTTCAATCTTTTTTACCTAAAAGTGCCGGTAAAGGAACTGGAGATAGTAAATTAAAAGAGTTTATGGGGGTAAAAGAATGGTTTAAGAATGAAGAAACTGTTCAGAAGCTTATTAATTCAAGTGCTAATAGTGACTTGAAAAATATTCTTCAAGAAAATGATGTCGATAAGAAAATTGCTTCGGGTGACTATAAGGTTATGTATGTTTTTGTGACAGCGACTGAGCCTGATTATAATTCTGATGAATTTAATACAGTTTCAGATGTTGAAATATTTGACCTAAAAAAAATGAGTCTCCGTCATTTATATATAGCAAAAGAAGGTGGAGTTAAAGGAAAAAAATCTTTACTTGTTATTAATGGTTTTACATTTGATCTTGCGGATGAAGAAAAAATGAGCGGCTTGTATTTGATTTCTGCTGTTGAGATATTGAAACTTGATGGTGTTAGTGACGGCTCTATTTTTAGTAAAAATGTTAGATTATCTTTAAGGAGATCCAGAATTAATCAAGCAATTGAAGATACCATATCTGCTGAGCCATCAAATTTTCCGGTTTATAATAATGGTATAACAATCGTATGTGACAGGTTTATACAGAAGGATAATAATATTGAGTTGGAAAATTATGCGATTGTTAATGGTTGTCAAACAACTACTACACTTTATAATAGTGAGAATCTGGAAAACGTTGCTGTTGTTGTTAAGATTATTCAAACAAATAACGATAATAATTTAGAAAGAAATATTACCGTTAATTCTAATAATCAAAATGCTATTTCCCTTTCTGATCTAAAATCAGATGATATAACTCAAAAAAGAATTTCAAAAGAATTCCAAGAATTATCTAGTAAATATAGTTTAAATATTTTTTATAAGAATAAAAGAGGTGGCGAGGATCTACAGCCTGATAATTTTTCTATTTTACAAAAAGACCACGCCGCTCAACTTCTTATGTCAGCGGTTCTCGGAGAGTCATATAATTCTCATTTAAAAACAAAAATATATTCTGATCTCTATAAAGATATTTTTAATAAGGATACAACGGCTTTTAGGATATTCTTACTGGATCTAATTTATAAAGAAATTGATAACCAGAAAATTAAAATAAAAGATCAAAGAATTGCTAATTATGGACTCGCTCGATTGTTTATTATTTCCCTTGTTTTTAAGGTTTTAAAAGATTCTTCAGTATGGAAAGAGTTTTTTATTAATCAAAGTAAAGAAACTTTTTTTAGGAATCAAGATAGCTTCCGTAAATGGATATCTAAAATAGTAACAATGGTAATTAATATTTTTAATGCTGAGATTTTAAGAGAAAAAGAATTGAATCAAGGTGAAATTGACTATAAAAATGTATTTAAAAATCGAGAAAAATGTAATGAGCTAAGTACCCGGATTGTGCCAAATTTTCAAAATGCATTAATTGCTTTAGATAAGAATATAGATAGTCTTTATACTAATTAATATGAATTTTCTCTATCAACAACTCGATAGTGTTTCAAAAATGGGATTCCTGAAAAAAGAAATGCCGGATTTTTTGACTGGAAATTTGAATTCAAACTTTGAAATACGAGAGTACCAAAAAGAGGCATTTGCTCGGTTTTTTCATTGTTATAATAATGAATTTGAAAATAAAAAATATCCACTTCATTTTCTTTTTAATATGGCAACAGGCTCCGGAAAAACACTCATTATGGCAGGACTTATTTTGTATCTCTACAACGAGGGGTACAGAAATTTCTTGTTTTTTACTCGTTTTGACAATATCGTTAAAAAAACTATTGATAACTTTTTAAACTCAGAATCAAATAAATATTTGTTTGATAAAGAAATAAGCATCGATAATAAAAAAATAGCAATAAATCAAGTTTCAAATTTTGAAGATTCTGATCCGAATGGAATTAATATTTGTTTTACTACTATAAGTAAACTTCATGGTGATATTTATACTGAAAAAGAAAATAGTATAACTCTAGAAGATTTTAAAAAGCACAAAATAATTTTAATTGCTGACGAAGCTCATAATTTTCAAGTGGCAACACGTCAAAATACAATTTCACCAGAACTAGAAAAGCCAACCTGGGAAAATACAATTCAAAAAATATTTGAACTTAATAAACAAAATCTTCTTTTGGAATTTACAGCGACGCTGGATTGGGAAAACAAAGGGGTTGCAGAAAAATATCAAGATAAAGTTATTTACCGCTATGATCTGAAGCAGTTTAGGAATGATGGATTTTCAAAAGATCCGGCACTTTTTTATACTGATACAGACAGGAAGACAAGAATGCTTCAGGCGATAATTTTGAGTCAATACAAGCAAGAAGTTGCTACAAAGAATGGAATACAGCTAAAGCCGGTAGTTTTGTTTAAAGCACAGAGAACTATTACAGATTCTCAGGAAAATAAAAAGCTTTTTCATGAGCTGATTGAAAATCTTTCAGTGGATGATATTAAGAGCGTGCGAAGTAAAACGAATGTCGCTATTTTGCAAAAAGCTTTTGAATTCTTTAAAGAGAATAAAATCACAGATTCTGTTTTGGTAAAAAAACTTCAAAACGGATTTGCTGAAAATAAATGCCTTGATGCAAACAATGATAATGAAATAGAGAACAATCAAATACTTTTGAATTCTTTGGAAGATGCAAACAATCAAATTCGAGCTATTTTTGCGGTGCAGAAGCTTAATGAGGGTTGGGATGTTTTGAACCTTTTTGATATTGTTCGTTTGTACGAAACTCGAGACGGAAAAAATAACATTCCAGGAAAAACAACAATCGCAGAAGCTCAGCTTGTGGGGCGAGGGGCCCGATACTACCCATTTTCTTTGAATGAAAATGATGAGAAGTATAAAAGAAAGTTTGATAATGATAGAGAAAATGAGCTGGCTATTTTGGAACAGCTTCACTACCACAGTCACAACGAAAGTCGATATATTTCAGAGATTACAAAAGCGTCGGTAGAGCAGGGGCTTTTGGACGAAACAGAAAGAGATGTTGATTTCAAACTTAAAGAAGAATTTAAAACAAAACAGTTTTATAAATCAGGAATTGTTTGGAGTAATAAAAGGGTAAAAACAGATTTTGAAAAGAAAAAAGTTTTGGAAAATTTACCTTGCCGAAAAACAAACATTACTTTTAAAATTTCTTCTGGTATTGGAAGTGAAGAGATGGTTTTTGGACAAAGTAGACAAGTCTTGCGAGGGCAGTTTGTGCCGGAAAGGAAAGACATAAAACTGCCTCAGATTGAAAAACATGTTGTTTTGAAGGCATTACAAAAAAGTGAGTTTTATAATTTTTCAAAAATTTCTGAATTTATACCTGAATTAAAATCTATCGATGAGCTGGTGGAAAGTGAAAAATATCTTGCAGGTTTTGCAATTACTCTTGAGGGAAGAAAGGAGGATATTGATAATTTGAATAATCAAATATATTTTGAAGCGGTTTTGAAACTTTTGAATATTATCCAGCAAGAAATACAATCAAATACTTCAGAATATGAAGGAACGAAAGAATTTGAAGCATCTTCGTTTAAAGTTGTTTTTGGTGATAAGAAAGTGAAAGTAAAAATTGGATCAGAAAACGAAAACGGACGCTGGGACTATGTGAAAGATAAGGATTG
This genomic stretch from Halobacteriovoraceae bacterium harbors:
- a CDS encoding DEAD/DEAH box helicase family protein, coding for MNFLYQQLDSVSKMGFLKKEMPDFLTGNLNSNFEIREYQKEAFARFFHCYNNEFENKKYPLHFLFNMATGSGKTLIMAGLILYLYNEGYRNFLFFTRFDNIVKKTIDNFLNSESNKYLFDKEISIDNKKIAINQVSNFEDSDPNGINICFTTISKLHGDIYTEKENSITLEDFKKHKIILIADEAHNFQVATRQNTISPELEKPTWENTIQKIFELNKQNLLLEFTATLDWENKGVAEKYQDKVIYRYDLKQFRNDGFSKDPALFYTDTDRKTRMLQAIILSQYKQEVATKNGIQLKPVVLFKAQRTITDSQENKKLFHELIENLSVDDIKSVRSKTNVAILQKAFEFFKENKITDSVLVKKLQNGFAENKCLDANNDNEIENNQILLNSLEDANNQIRAIFAVQKLNEGWDVLNLFDIVRLYETRDGKNNIPGKTTIAEAQLVGRGARYYPFSLNENDEKYKRKFDNDRENELAILEQLHYHSHNESRYISEITKASVEQGLLDETERDVDFKLKEEFKTKQFYKSGIVWSNKRVKTDFEKKKVLENLPCRKTNITFKISSGIGSEEMVFGQSRQVLRGQFVPERKDIKLPQIEKHVVLKALQKSEFYNFSKISEFIPELKSIDELVESEKYLAGFAITLEGRKEDIDNLNNQIYFEAVLKLLNIIQQEIQSNTSEYEGTKEFEASSFKVVFGDKKVKVKIGSENENGRWDYVKDKDWYVFDSFYGTSEEKDFVDLVARMIDELREKYQEIYLVRNERVLKIFSFKDGSAFEPDYLLFMKDKKGKDLNYQLFIEPKGMHLAEYDKWKNEFLQEITEMNKTKMALEYKSKKYKILGVPFYNKAKENDFRDKFYEILN
- a CDS encoding site-specific DNA-methyltransferase, with protein sequence MEKSKFEDLLDKHLKQNPDFLSTEGEVLKDRVIDSAYKADRKLIELLLVDAELKKKFFSEIQGHWVFNINDFVMFVQDKHFLNDSYTKYKNKIGLTIEGKFLNERKEVALVWPFKDTVLEGGMTKEDQKKKEIFFNEILAQDEIDKLLAPKVLTKWKRYTVKGEEDVKELKRDENGTIKENLLIKGNNLLALHTLKEQFRGKVKLIYIDPPYNPEGNNNTFGYNNNFNHSTWLTFMKNRIDIAKQLLTKDGAMIIAIDKNEQTYLGVLIDECFKDYENHCITIVHNPRGVQGTNFSYTHEYAYFIFPENTKTIKNRKIAEEDIKIRGLRDNGGESLRTDAKNCFFSIIVDKCTKQVIDFGEVCDDKIHPKVNIHNGDFVEVYPIDKEGVERKWRYARQSIEKVKDLLVVSEKEGVYDIQIGKDFGQYRTVWVDKRYDANEYGTKLVKDLVPNSNFSFPKSLWNVYDAIYAVVQDDIDAIVLDYHAGSGTTGHAVLELNKEDKGNRKFILIEQMDYIETITAPRVQAVIKKDKINDNFVYAELLQHNESFVEEIENVKDTKALFKIWEQMKEKAFFKHNFEMQEFEKNIEEFKKLDLEKQKQVLFSVLDKNQLYVNYSEIEDKKFKIEKKDKEINKEFYGSR
- a CDS encoding AIPR family protein, which translates into the protein MEVDKQKIFFDEVIIQEIKKFEVEGRSRSASFLMWFLENFFELDTDNAISAVCDNTNDKGIDGLWVNDDSGEIYIFQSFLPKSAGKGTGDSKLKEFMGVKEWFKNEETVQKLINSSANSDLKNILQENDVDKKIASGDYKVMYVFVTATEPDYNSDEFNTVSDVEIFDLKKMSLRHLYIAKEGGVKGKKSLLVINGFTFDLADEEKMSGLYLISAVEILKLDGVSDGSIFSKNVRLSLRRSRINQAIEDTISAEPSNFPVYNNGITIVCDRFIQKDNNIELENYAIVNGCQTTTTLYNSENLENVAVVVKIIQTNNDNNLERNITVNSNNQNAISLSDLKSDDITQKRISKEFQELSSKYSLNIFYKNKRGGEDLQPDNFSILQKDHAAQLLMSAVLGESYNSHLKTKIYSDLYKDIFNKDTTAFRIFLLDLIYKEIDNQKIKIKDQRIANYGLARLFIISLVFKVLKDSSVWKEFFINQSKETFFRNQDSFRKWISKIVTMVINIFNAEILREKELNQGEIDYKNVFKNREKCNELSTRIVPNFQNALIALDKNIDSLYTN